The Salvia splendens isolate huo1 chromosome 20, SspV2, whole genome shotgun sequence nucleotide sequence AACCAAATTCAAAACATCCACCATCAACAATGACACACACTAACAGCCCATACTACAGTAATCACAGATCACAGATCACAATTGGAAATCAATTCTGTTAAATGAAGCATATAAAAAGATCTCACCCATATAACGGATTTATGCATTTCTCCCACAACGCCTTTCCAGCCTCGGTGACGACATATCTCCTTACAAACTCTTCATCCGACATTAAGGTTGCATCGCCTTCATCGTCAGCCTTGCATTTCTCCCACAACGCCTTGCCAGCCTCGGTGACGACATATCTCCGTTTAAATTCTTCATCCGACATTAAGGTGGCATCGCCTTCACCACCAGCTAGGCCTCCAGTCGGGGAGGCGCCGCCTTCACCGCCAGCAATGTATCTGGTCGGGGTGGCGCCCCCTTCACCGCCAATTACGCCTCCAGTCGGGGGGAGAGTCGCCAACGCTGCCGGCGGGCTCGCCTATGGAGGAACGGCAGATGTTCGACCATAGATGGTGAATTAACCCTTCATCATCTCGGGCTGATTCTCGAGATCTACAGCGGGAAGCGGCCGAAATACGACCTCTACCCCGAGAAGCGGCCGAAATACGACCTCTTCCCCGAGAAGCGGCCGAAATACGCCCTCTACCACGCGACGCTGCTGGAATACGAATGATGCGAGGGTTAATCCAGCCGTCTCCATCGGCGAGGGGGCTGCGTGGCTGTCTCCGATCGTCTGCGTTGGCGATGTGCGACCGGTGCATTGTTTGGGGTCGGCGAAATGAGAGAATAGACGACGCGTAAGTTGAGAGAGAAGAGTACAATCGACGTTGTGAGTGAGAATAGGAGGGCAGAACCTTGATTTGGTGTTCGAATTTCAGAGGCAGCGACAGATTTTAGATCTAGGGTTTTAAGGATGAAGGAGATGAAGAAGAGAGAAGGGGGAGCGTTTTTTGTTTTTGAGAGAGATAGGGAATGCGGAGTGTGATAGGGAGAATTAGGGTTGGGGATAGTTTTTTTAAGTGTgtaattaacttaattaattgtgaTAAGGGGTGTTAATTAAACCAGCTAAATCACCATTAAATATGctgatttttttcatttttagaaacgactcaactatggaggaacttcccgaaatggaaaaacgactcaactatagaggaacggagggagtagtttttatatttttcagtaAAAAACTTTGTaggaattttaaaaatatccatCTGAaaaacttttttatattttcagtaaaaAATGTACTACTAGAACTATAAGTATAACATGGATAATTTCGATATATTTGTTAAGTTTTATAACAAAAAGTACAAGGAATAACCGTAAACTCAAATAATTATTAAAGTGTACATTTTGATTCTCggtggattttaagaaataagaaaaaaatttgtaGAATGTAACTTCTACTTTTTATACTATTACAgttttaatttagttttattAAAGTAGAATTTGAATACAATGATATAGACATATAGTAGaatatgatttatttatttaaaatagcaaaatattaTTAAGAATTTAAATCGTGGTCGTGACAAATTACTAAATCGTGAATGTACTAAGTTAATCAGATAGTACTAGTACGTTCTTAGGGTTTCTTAGCCACAGTTTTAATAGAGTCGAGAACAAAAACCCGCCGCACCGACCAGCTGCAGTGAACTGAGACAAACATGGCGACGCAGATGAGCAAAAAGCGAAAGGTGAGCTATCAATTTCATAGTGCATAATCTATGTTTTATTCTTTCAATCGGAATAAACTTGTTATGAATTTAATTGAATCGAGTGTTTTGGATTTCttcgagttttttttttttgtctcttAATATGTTGATTGCTCTGATTGCGTTTAGTTTGTTGCGGATGGCGTGTTCTTTGCTGAACTAAACGAGGTGCTGACTCGCGAGCTGGCGGAGGATGGCTACTCCGGTGTCGAGGTTCGAGTCACGCCGATGCGCACCGAAATCATCATCCGAGCTACTCGTACACAGAACGTACTCGGtaattgaattttgaattttatttgacTAATATGCAATGGTTAATTCACTGCGTTTACTAGCAATGTTAGGTTCGGTCGCTAGTATTCGGGATTTATACAGATTCACTATGTCCCTTGATATAGGGAAAACAATTTGGTATTGCTAAATTGTGGAGATGATAAGGATTTATGTGAGCTTTTCTCCTCTCTGAGgttattttctgattttcaaCTAGGATCATGTATATACGATAACACAAGATAAGAGTTGGTAGTTTGTGACTCGGAAGAGTATAAATCTGATTTCCACTCTCTTGTGGCAATTCAGAGTTTGagtatgtactccctccgttccttgttaatagaggcatttctttttggcacgaagtttaagaaaagtgtgttatatggatggtggaaaaagtaagagagaataaagtaagagagatgtagagagaataaagtaagagtgataaTGACTTTTTgttgaaaatagaaatgattcaattaacttggaacttcccaaaatagaaaaatgactctgtTAATATGGAAAGAAGGTAGTATATAAGATTTATAGCATAAATTTTAATAGTTGTATCATTTTTATGTTTGAACTTTTTAGGAGAGAAGGGTAGGAGAATTAGGGAACTGACATCAGTTGTTCAAAAGCGTTTCAAGTTCCCAGAGAACAGTGTGGAGCTTTACGCTGAGAAGGTCAACAATAGGGGTCTCTGTGCCATTGCTCAGGCCGAGTCACTGCGGTACAAGCTTCTTGGAGGCCTTGCTGTTCGGAGGTATGCGTTTCACACTACTTGTATGCTTCCCATCTGTGGCAGACCTTTAATCCACACATACATCTTGAAATTCCATGATGAGCTAAATACATTGGGTAGGCTAAATTTCATATTAGAAAATACAGTTATGTGATGAAGCCTATGTACGGAGTAATTGTTTCTTTAATTGTCATCGTTACAGCGTGATGGTAGTAATAAGTGCCTATCTCGTGTCTGAAGGTgactaagagtgtccacaatagtggcccttgaaggccaccaaaGTTGGCCCGGCCACCATTTGTGGCTCTCTTGTGGCCCTTCACAATGGTAAATTAACAAAGCTAAACAAAAACAAAGagggccacgaaatgtggctctctaaaaaaaaatttgattgcctttttaaatgatatttttaatttaagttcaataaattttattagactacaatttattatatttataattttaattaaaataaaataatttggaataaaaaaaaattcataacctaaaaaaaaaaatttaacaagaacatcgttgtattatattaaaataggaaaattatacaacgaaagttTTCCAGTTTACAAACAACCCGAAAACCCATATCACTCTGCGACGCTCCTTCtacggttccagacctcttcaaccatatcagcctgcagtgatgtatgcgatatttggctccgcatatcggtgtaccgctggatcaagtattcattcgtacgtggtacacccatctgcaggggctccatggcagtacccgagctcgaactagcaccatcttccggtgtccatcgctctgcagcaaatccttcgttagctattatcatattgtgcaatatgatacatgcagtcatgatgtctgatacatcattttcgtgccattGTCGAACCGGGCACCGTATgatggcccatcgcgcttggaggacaccaaaagctcgctcaacatccttcctagcaccctcttgttttttcgcgaagtaggtttgcttcggcccaacgggttgtcggatcgacttcacaaacacgggccagcgagggtatatcccatcggccaaatagtatcccatgtTGTACTGCGTGCCGTTGGCAATGAATCTAACTTGCGGACCCTCACCCCGGCTCTCGTCATTGAACAGGTGGGACGAGTGTAGAACGTTAATGTCGTCGTTCGACCCAGCGACCCCAAAATACACATGCTAGATTCGCAAGCGATAATCAGCAATGGCTTctaggatcatcgtgggatgtcggcctttgaaaccagaagtgaactgccccttccaagccaccgggcagttctgccactcccagtgcatgcaatcgatgctctCCAACATCCCTGGAAAATGATGTACCGTCCCGTGCATATCAATCAGTTGCTGGCAATCATCGGCCGTTGGCTTTCGTAGATACTCCCCTTTGAAGATATCCTTAATGCCCCTACAAAACTGCCTCAACGTCTGTAGGGCAGTCTTTtcgcccatctgtaggtattcgttgAACATGTCGGCGGgcccggcataggcaagctgcctaattgccaCCGTACACTTCTAGTATGTCGACAAGCCGGGTCGGCCTGTGGCATCATATCGCAAGTTGAAGCACTTGAACCGCTGTGCCAAACAGGTCGCTATATGGACGAAGAGATTTTGCaacattctgaatcgccgacggAAAATTTCTGGCGGATAACGGGCGTTTTCGTTGAAGTAGTCTTCCATCAACCGGCGGTCAGCCCCGGCATGGTCACGGTCGATATACCGCCGATGATAGAACGGCCGAGGGaccgccaccgcctccgcctcgtcagcttcacgttgcaccgctgcaacaaggttttggaactccagatATACCACTTCTTGGAActgttcatcgtcggaatcctTAATTCAAAAGTTGAATTGAAATAGATTGGAAAGATTGGAAAGAGTGGTGTTTGAATTGGGGATTGGAAGTGTAAAATGGAGGGggaaaaatggaaatggaagtaatatttataaaaaataattttcgaaaaaaaaaaaaaaaattatatcgcggcccagccgcgaaacgtggcccgctgcagtggagggccgcggctcacacggctcagccgcgtgaaggccgcggctcTCTCTCGGCTCTCGGCCCTCAGCCGCgtctctcggctctctgcagTAGGGGGCCGAGCACcgagccgcggctcccccactgtggacactctaaatCTATCTTCCACCTATTATGTGTCCagagaatatttttatttctcttgtGCAAATTGGGGATGGGAAGATAtttaatttagaaaatgaaCAGCTTCCCACTTTGTGTCATCATTTAGATATTTTGTGAGATTTTCTTGCTGTCATGGCTTGAAATACCATAGACCATATGCAACTGATTGCACGCTATCTATGCCattctttttattgttttgtagaattagtcttttgtaattttatcTAAGCATTTTATGCATTTAACATTTGAAAGTTTTTGCACTCTACTATGTAACTTGAAATCTGGTCCATCTTCAACTGTAAAAGATCATTGTAAAGAAAAGGATAACTCAAATTACAGTTGGTAAACTTAACATCTGCATCTGTAGGTGTATCATAATTTCTGAGGATTGCACACTGCTTTCTA carries:
- the LOC121780845 gene encoding 40S ribosomal protein S3-2, yielding MATQMSKKRKFVADGVFFAELNEVLTRELAEDGYSGVEVRVTPMRTEIIIRATRTQNVLGEKGRRIRELTSVVQKRFKFPENSVELYAEKVNNRGLCAIAQAESLRYKLLGGLAVRRACYGVLRFVMENGAKGCEVIVSGKLRAQRAKSMKFKDGYMISSGQPVKEYIDAAVRHVLLRQGVLGIKVKIMLDWDPKGKVGPMTPLPDVVTIHPPKEEEYIPQIPQTVAPAIEVA